One Trichoderma asperellum chromosome 5, complete sequence genomic region harbors:
- a CDS encoding uncharacterized protein (EggNog:ENOG41~TransMembrane:4 (i21-39o59-82i119-140o489-509i)), with translation MAITKPNNAFSAFFSSGHADFLALLLTTPISTLLLYWSLNNTVFSGSLLRIIESNRPTVQFAVQLIANLLSLCQILVLCRLINYGIRIRLARNAMKLNSVRAWIDAMQPRINFSLPIRFLLPLSAFVALTMILSALWAAALTPVQLSQDVDQTIIVPSWDNVSLVKEYPSEVGKEGATVQNLKGRFSYSVGNQLLGSLLASASSATTIDGSPRIHEKLDKSKFTYIGRSYGIGSSVGLADEGILDNNLALGYAFQETGYNADVNCIYNASSQFSLSPTVDSLIYAASGPLPDSDNGPEYSDYIGHNMDRIVSVGVAHFANESADVYPLRKYLAFATGSNYDFLNKIQCDINFVPTRFNVTVDFQGQNITIKAINDTKIQDINPSRRLKSTVMRQFELIANDETNLYISTVGSAFNASITDFRTYIHSSGRFNQWSDTEIVLAAVENSITAMADDMLGAYASAQLMVGDLTQGINATVQLTAIAFGGIKYNIAIFAVNIAVIMLLLIEVIRTRGWKGLPDFDVADIRHLIIAASEGGKELGNIAFGQENDIRDVSIRYTKLMGDRFAIVANEEAEGAFMMQHKGLVISTKSSVTEFDNII, from the coding sequence ATGGCCATCACCAAGCCAAACAACGCATtctccgccttcttctcctccggcCACGCCGACTTTCTGGCCCTCCTCCTCACGACGCCCATCAGCACTTTGCTCCTCTACTGGTCGCTCAACAACACAGTGTTCTCCGGCTCTCTCCTCCGCATCATCGAGTCAAATCGCCCAACGGTGCAGTTTGCCGTGCAGCTGATAGCCAACCTGCTGTCGCTCTGCCAAATCTTGGTGCTATGCAGGCTCATCAACTATGGGATTCGAATACGCCTTGCGCGCAACGCGATGAAACTGAACTCTGTGAGGGCGTGGATTGACGCCATGCAGCCGAGGATTAATTTCAGCCTTCCCATTCGGTTTCTATTGCCTCTTTCTGCATTTGTGGCGCTGACAATGATCTTGTCGGCGCTCTGGGCCGCTGCGCTGACGCCGGTCCAGCTATCGCAAGATGTCGACCAAACCATCATTGTTCCAAGCTGGGACAATGTTAGTCTCGTAAAAGAGTATCCTTCCGAGGTTGGCAAAGAGGGAGCCACAGTGCAGAATCTCAAAGGTCGGTTTTCGTATTCTGTCGGCAACCAGTTGCTTGGAAGTCTCCTCGCCAGCGCATCCTCCGCGACCACCATCGACGGGTCGCCTAGAATCCACGAAAAGCTGGACAAATCTAAGTTTACGTACATCGGTCGCTCTTATGGCATTGGTTCATCGGTGGGGTTGGCGGACGAGGGAATCTTGGATAACAACCTGGCGCTCGGATACGCATTTCAAGAGACGGGATATAACGCCGATGTAAATTGCATCTATAATGCTTCAAGCCAGTTTTCTCTATCACCAACAGTCGACAGCCTGATCTATGCTGCCAGTGGGCCCCTGCCTGACAGCGACAACGGCCCCGAATACTCCGATTACATTGGTCACAATATGGATCGTATAGTTTCCGTCGGCGTCGCTCATTTCGCCAACGAATCAGCAGATGTATATCCACTCCGAAAGTATCTGGCGTTCGCGACTGGTTCGAACTATGACTTCTTAAACAAGATCCAGTGCGATATCAATTTTGTCCCAACGCGATTTAATGTCACGGTGGATTTTCAGGGACAAAACATCACTATCAAGGCTATAAACGATACCAAAATCCAAGATATTAATCCAAGCAGACGCCTAAAAAGCACCGTGATGCGCCAATTTGAGCTCATTGCCAACGACGAGACGAATCTCTACATCTCAACAGTCGGGTCGGCGTTTAATGCTTCCATTACCGATTTCCGAACCTACATTCACTCCTCTGGTAGATTTAACCAATGGTCAGACACTGAAATCGTGCTAGCTGCCGTTGAGAACTCCATTACTGCCATGGCGGATGACATGCTGGGTGCGTATGCGTCAGCGCAGCTCATGGTTGGCGATTTAACACAAGGCATAAATGCTACCGTGCAATTAACTGCCATAGCATTTGGCGGGATCAAGTACAACATCGCGATATTCGCTGTCAATATTGCCGTCATCATGCTGCTTTTGATCGAGGTTATCAGAACCAGGGGGTGGAAAGGCCTGCCCGATTTTGATGTCGCAGATATACGTCACTTGATCATTGCGGCGTCAGAGGGCGGAAAAGAACTGGGTAATATTGCTTTCGGACAGGAGAATGACATTAGAGACGTTTCAATACGGTATACAAAACTGATGGGCGACCGTTTTGCGATAGTGGCAAATGAGGAGGCTGAGGGTGCATTCATGATGCAGCACAAAGGGCTTGTGATTTCGACAAAGAGTTCAGTTACAGAGTTtgataatataatataa
- a CDS encoding uncharacterized protein (EggNog:ENOG41): MRHNKNANAESADSPAVLSKKMDPFPDSFLPIFIQNQFRTKIELPTKERYPSVQGKCAIITGSNTGLGFESARQLLALGLSHLVMAVRSLEKGNEAAKKLHDANPAAKIHVWKLDMESYDSVQTFVDRCHRELDRLDIAILNAGLSPLSFSTCSTGHEKTMQVNHFSTALLAVLLLPCLKSKARGNELPHLTIVNSVTAHLCKFPNRNERPLLASFDDTNITAWDPQERYGVSKLISQLFLVKLADLVNPDNVVINMVDPGLTKGTSLARDAKGAIGVAVKGLLAIAGRPTERGSATYVDAVLGHGKDSHGCFLMNCKNAPLASWFYTDGIKLTDLVWNETLQEFKFANLEDIIASMQ; this comes from the exons ATGCGACACAACAAAAACGCCAATGCTGAGAGTGCAGACTCTCCCGCTGTTCTCTCAAAGAAGATGGACCCTTTCCCAGATAGCTTCCTTCCTATATTCATTCAAAATCAATTCCGAACAAAAATTGAGCTCCCAACTAAAGAACGATATCCAAGCGTACAAGGGAAATGCGCGATTATCACGGGCTCAAATACTGGATTAGGATTTGAGTCAGCAAGGCAGCTTCTCGCTCTTGGTCTCTCACATCTTGTTATGGCGGTACGATCTttggaaaagggaaatgaaGCGGCTAAAAAACTCCATGATGCAAATCCAGCGGCAAAGATCCATGTTTGGAAGCTGGATATGGAATCCTACGACTCTGTGCAGACCTTTGTTGACAGGTGTCACAGAGAACTTGATCGTCTTGATATTGCTATCTTGAATGCAGGACTAAGTCCGCTGTCATTTAGCACTTGTTCAACTGGTCATGAGAAGACCATGCAAGTCAATCATTTCAGCACAGCTTTGTTGGCAGTGCTTCTACTTCCTTGCCTAAAAAGTAAAGCGAGGGGTAACGAGCTACCTCATCTAACAATTGTCAACTCAGTTACGGCGCACTTGTGCAAATTTCCTAACAGAAATGAGCGCCCTCTCCTGGCTTCGTTTGATGATACAAATATCACTGCCTGGGATCCACAAGAGAGGTACGGGGTGTCCAAGTTGATAAGCCAATTATTCCTTGTCAAACTGGCAGATCTGGTAAACCCTGATAACGTCGTTATCAATATGGTCGACCCAGGGCTTACAAAAGGCACGAGCCTCGCCCGAGATGCTAAAGGAGCAATTGGTGTGGCAGTCAAAGGACTTTTAGCCATTGCTGGAAGACCAACTGAGAGAGGTAGCGCCACATATGTGGATGCCGTTCTAGGCCATGGAAAGGATTCTCATGGGTGTTTCCTGATGAACTGCAAAAATGCGCC CCTCGCCTCTTGGTTCTATACCGATGGAATTAAGCTGACGGATTTAGTATGGAATGAGACACTCCAGGAGTTTAAATTTGCTAATTTGGAAGATATAATTGCGTCTATGCAATAA
- a CDS encoding uncharacterized protein (EggNog:ENOG41) — MPRPSSPRMQLLCCSQGAADLASEGCVTSISTGSPFVNLPGVTEIKGWRDYGSLDASQWERHRATIKELYIDKGKTLKDVTEIMHRDYGFNATIKMYKIRLNKWGYFKNGRKGDAKLVSHTKRRKQVVSNLVGTAFGDTQPIAFICGTTRQTLSPKPVALRDPDVYGVPSHIFSSISAYMWGSYESQRWTVSEFACATFYENAYFRPSAELINSIVSLTNLLQEQKYHQAGPVMRRAAIQMENVLRDQPLDLLTCLLEIALRLHSTAPKLAVLLMRHSADIAKIYFSSPKHPVRVFTQQLASLDSAELGALAVEAYACQLKIWQNVRDSNPRNVGDSQAAGFVWITGLALAGDFDELPSSLVPRLDDLMLRVVEAMKDSEWCTELLQSLAESDQIQLFIGQSEGNLLGVSLQSPGKPTKVTCAQPVARYSLAHLNARYRPFTVEDRSGRETMEIQGLLQTEMGSFFMGMASALEGWLKDVGEYNKAAAVAQYREKFLAAGLADVISVI; from the exons ATGCCTCGCCCAAGTAGCCCTCGAATGCAGCTACTCTGTTGTAGCCAAGGGGCCGCTGACCTAGCATCAGAGGGGTGTGTTACCTCAATCTCGACAGGCAGTCCGTTCGTAAATCTCCCGGGCGTAACAGAGATAAAGGGTTGGAGAGATTATGGATCACTGGATGCATCTCAGTGGGAAAGACACAGAGCAACTATTAAGGAGTTATACATCGATAAAGGGAAAACGCTGAAGGATGTTACAGAGATCATGCATCGAGATTATGGTTTTAATGCAAC CATCAAGATGTACAAAATTCGATTGAACAAGTGGGGATACTTCAAAAACGGTCGAAAAGGCGATGCCAAGTTAGTATCGCACACAAAGAGACGAAAACAAGTTGTAAGCAACCTTGTAGGAACAGCTTTCGGCGATACGCAACCTATTGCCTTCATCTGTGGTACTACACGCCAGACACTGTCCCCTAAGCCCGTCGCACTCCGGGATCCAGATGTGTATGGGGTGCCAAGTCACATTTTCTCTTCAATCAGTGCCTATATGTGGGGTTCTTATGAGAGCCAAAGATGGACAGTCTCTGAGTTTGCATGCGCTACCTTCTACGAAAACGCCTATTTTCGGCCTTCTGCAGAGCTGATAAACTCAATTGTGTCGCTTACAAACCTTCTCCAGGAACAAAAGTACCATCAAGCAGGACCTGTGATGCGGCGGGCAGCTATACAGATGGAAAATGTTTTGCGAGACCAGCCTTTGGACCTCCTCACCTGTCTTTTAGAGATTGCACTCCGACTTCACTCAACGGCTCCCAAGTTAGCGGTGTTGCTTATGCGACATTCCGCAGACATAGCGAAAATCTACTTCTCATCTCCCAAACACCCTGTACGGGTTTTCACACAGCAGCTGGCCAGCCTTGATAGTGCCGAGCTCGGCGCCCTGGCAGTAGAGGCATACGCATGCCAACTGAAGATCTGGCAGAATGTCAGGGACAGCAACCCCCGCAACGTTGGCGACAGTCAAGCAGCAGGTTTTGTGTGGATAACAGGcttggcgctggctggcgatTTCGATGAGCTCCCATCAAGCCTGGTCCCGCGCTTGGATGACCTGATGCTGCGAGTAGTCGAGGCCATGAAAGACTCGGAATGGTGTACGGAACTACTTCAGTCTCTTGCAGAGAGCGATCAAATCCAACTATTTATCGGCCAGTCAGAGGGAAACCTCTTGGGAGTGTCCCTGCAGTCGCCCGGCAAACCAACTAAGGTAACCTGTGCTCAGCCTGTCGCTCGCTACAGCCTAGCCCATCTAAATGCCCGATACCGGCCTTTTACAGTCGAAGATCGGTCTGGGCGCGAGACTATGGAAATACAAGGGCTACTTCAGACGGAAATGGGGTCATTCTTCATGGGGATGGCTAGTGCCCTTGAGGGATGGCTCAAGGACGTCGGAGAATACAACAAAGCGGCTGCAGTCGCACAATATCGTGAAAAGTTTTTAGCCGCTGGATTAGCCGATGTCATTTCagttatttaa
- a CDS encoding uncharacterized protein (EggNog:ENOG41~SECRETED:SignalP(1-28)), translated as MKAAIHWSILIAASAAATMNHAINEIDAASICGELGVMKVNIDELPEGVSLEDVRLCADHPLGRDRSLDPSDGASIPPEYMEIHHLDME; from the coding sequence ATGAAGGCTGCGATCCACTGGTCTATTCTTATCGCCGCTTCGGCCGCTGCTACGATGAACCACGCTATAAACGAAATCGACGCTGCGAGCATATGCGGAGAACTCGGCGTCATGAAAGTCAACATCGACGAGCTTCCCGAAGGCGTCTCTCTTGAAGACGTCCGTTTGTGTGCCGATCACCCGCTCGGCCGTGACCGTTCTCTCGACCCGTCAGACGGCGCGTCGATTCCGCCGGAGTACATGGAAATTCATCATCTTGATATGGAGTAA
- a CDS encoding uncharacterized protein (EggNog:ENOG41~TransMembrane:3 (o131-148i160-179o202-221i)), with protein sequence MVVSVLGLTAEVTGDSMAAKKHMEGLRRMVDLRGGLEMLRFDNARLPAKVCRIDLVLALRFGIEPVFFNSTVPWRSFVDHGLIGKSKGALANNEEVSRILSTLDKRLTNIWNDLKEFSQICNLASQTAHKLSPNIFSEIMISIYYRLLSLKFKDDPAAEAIRVAMMAFGAGIFFQWRGIKQRLAYLDSLSQSSLSNLKESQIRLPPLFILWLLVVQISAFAQLPPINHLRLWVDDAVSQLRISNWKQGRQMLKSVMWIDYCHDKLLDEVWLVNALNSDGYH encoded by the exons ATGGTAGTATCCGTTTTAGGATTGACAGCAGAGGTAACTGGAGATTCTATGGCTGCAAAGAAGCACATGGAGGGGCTGCGAAGAATGGTTGATCTGCGAGGAGGGCTTGAGATGCTGCGATTTGACAATGCTCGACTACCCGCCAAGGTTTGCCG CATTGATCTCGTGCTAGCTCTTAGATTTGGGATCGAACCAGTTTTCTTCAACAGTACAGTACCCTGGAGGTCATTTGTTGACCATGGTCTAATTGGAAAGAGTAAAGGGGCTTTAGCAAATAATGAAGAAGTTTCAAGGATCTTGAGTACTCTTGATAAGAGACTGACGAATATTTGGAACGACTTGAAGGAGTTTTCTCAAATCTGCAACCTTGCATCCCAAACAGCTCATAAGCTCTCGCCAAATATTTTCAGCGAAATTATGATTTCGATTTACTATCGACTATTAagtcttaaatttaaagatgACCCGGCTGCAGAAGCCATTCGCGTCGCGATGATGGCCTTTGGGGCAGGTATATTTTTCCAATGGAGGGGCATCAAACAGCGACTGGCATACCTCGACAGTCTTTCGCAATCGTCTCTTTCAAATTTGAAGGAATCACAAATCCGACTGCCTCCTCTTTTTATCCTATGGCTATTGGTGGTTCAGATTTCCGCATTTGCACAGCTGCCACCTATCAACCATTTAAGACTATGGGTTGATGATGCTGTTTCACAATTGCGCATTTCCAATTGGAAACAAGGTCGCCAAATGTTAAAATCGGTGATGTGGATTGACTATTGCCATGATAAATTGCTTGATGAAGTATGGCTAGTAAACGCTTTAAATTCCGATGGTTATCATTAA
- a CDS encoding uncharacterized protein (EggNog:ENOG41~SECRETED:SignalP(1-21)~MEROPS:MER1143079) — MHYTAVSAVLTAWLTARGVQAALNGYCPPMGPVLPPPTSPHTDPGFDSAAAKLTVNLQKLTSGYNSSAVSVGVMSIHEAAPMFEFHHSPQNFDPRGVSEVNSDTVYRLASMTKLFTVLSLLRIDGINLEDPITKYLPELRDIHKEASAQDTIHVVDWDSITLEALAAHQGGIGADLAIDLVNFPGDWTAKGLLPADNTTRLQCSGFFGLRPCNRKDFFDNFGKRPPVYAPFTTPVYSNIGTTLLGLVIESVTNHTYQDWIQQSIFDPIKMNRSFLSSPPESQGFIPINNIDWSVELGVEAPTGAIFSTISDLMAFGKAILSYEMLSPVRTRKWMKPLASTSSISTLVGAPWEIYRTNNVTKDGRMIEFYTKAGDLFSYHSVIALIPDYDLVMVALVGGPEVSGATTYQLIGETSTALLPVIEAAGKAKAHNQYAGTYTDPSTNSSLILSLDDGPGLSVTKWQVRGVNVIETPLLGESPAIPPRVRLYPSNLSTSNQTAWRVLFDGSADEAAAEDALYPWDQFSCSSWSTLDKLVYQFQAQDLFIFGMTEEDGGDYKAIKINLPAYQVELARVVE, encoded by the exons ATGCATTATACGGCAGTTTCTGCGGTGCTAACCGCTTGGCTGACCGCTCGAGGAGTCCAGGCTGCCCTTAACGGATACTGTCCACCAATGGGCCCCGTCCTTCCGCCACCGACAAGTCCTCATACAGATCCAGGATTCgactcagcagcagctaaaCTGACTGTAAACCTTCAAAAACTGACTTCTGGATACAACTCTTCGGCCGTGTCTGTGGGTGTCATGTCTATTCACGAGGCCGCTCCAATGTTTGAATTTCACCATTCTCCGCAAAATTTCGATCCTCGAGGAGTCTCAGAAGTCAACTCAGACACCGTCTATCGCCTAGCGAGCATGACGAAACTATTCACTGTCCTCAGCCTACTGAGGATTGACGGCATCAACCTCGAAGATCCTATCACCAAGTATCTTCCTGAACTTCGCGATATCCACAAGGAGGCATCGGCACAAGACACAATCCATGTTGTCGACTGGGATAGCATTACGCTGGAAGCCCTGGCTGCGCATCAAGGAGGAATAGGCGCCGACT TGGCGATAGATCTTGTAAACTTTCCCGGCGATTGGACGGCAAAAGGCCTTTTACCCGCCGATAACACAACGCGACTTCAATGCTCCGGGTTTTTCGGGCTAAGACCTTGCAATAGAAAAG ATTTCTTTGACAATTTTGGCAAACGCCCGCCAGTGTACGCGCCATTCACAACGCCGGTCTATTCGAATATTGGGACAACTCTGCTGGGTCTTGTCATCGAGAGTGTAACTAACCACACTTACCAGGACTGGATCCAGCAGAGTATCTTCGATCCAATCAAGATGAATCGATCTTTCTTGTCAAGCCCGCCAGAGTCGCAGGGGTTCATCCCCATTAACAACATCGATTGGTCGGTTGAGCTTGGTGTCGAGGCTCC CACTGGCGCGATATTCTCAACCATATCTGACCTCATGGCGTTTGGCAAAGCGATTTTGAGCTACGAGATGCTCTCCCCTGTGAGGACTCGCAAGTGGATGAAGCCTTTGGCATCGACCTCTTCGATTAGCACCCTCGTCGGTGCCCCGTGGGAAATCTACAGAACTAATAACGTAACCAAAGACGGCCGTATGATAGAGTTTTATACGAAAGCTGGAGACCTTTTCTCCTACCACTCTGTTATCGCTCTGATTCCGGATTACGACTTGGTGATGGTCGCCCTTGTGGGTGGACCCGAAGTGTCTGGCGCGACAACCTACCAACTGATTGGAGAAACATCAACCGCTTTGCTGCCCGTCATTGAAGCGGCCGGTAAGGCCAAAGCACATAACCAGTATGCAGGGACATATACCGACCCCTCGACCAACTCGTCTCTTATACTGTCCCTCGATGACGGTCCTGGTCTGAGCGTCACAAAATGGCAAGTTCGTGGAGTGAATGTAATTGAAACACCCTTGTTAGGCGAATCTCCAGCCATACCGCCACGAGTTCGACTATACCCCTCGAACCTTTCCACCAGCAACCAAACAGCTTGGAGGGTTTTGTTTGATGGCAGTGctgatgaggctgctgcggagGACGCATTATATCCGTGGGATCAGTTCAGCTGTAGCTCGTGGTCGACGCTCGACAAACTTGTTTATCAGTTCCAGGCTCAAGATCTATTCATTTTTGGTATGACAGAGGAGGACGGAGGCGATTACAAGGCCATCAAGATCAATCTTCCAGCTTACCAAGTGGAACTGGCTCGCGTAGTCGAGTAA
- a CDS encoding uncharacterized protein (EggNog:ENOG41), whose product MPTTFHNKYAIVTGGSRGIGASIALLLAERGARGVLVITYSGNEDAAKDTVTKIKANGADAIAIRANILDADVGETIVDEALAGLKTNAIHILINNAALATSEHLLPILHTTIENVDNLFRANVRAPIFTTRAVLPYMPAKGGRIINVSSVTAKQAADEPGILYGASKAALNSITRSMASALAAEKSLTINSISVGPTKTPAMEDALANLPREYMEGLKNYATAEKRLAEPEEIAAIVAFVASEEARWMNGAGVPANGGAILLAEG is encoded by the exons ATGCCAACTACTTTTCATAACAAATATGCAATTGTCACCGGAGGTTCCAGAGGCATCGGAGCTTCAATTGCACTATTGCTAGCAGAGCGAGGCGCCCGAGGAGTAT TGGTCATTACATATTCTGGTAATGAAGATGCGGCAAAAGACACTGTAACCAAGATCAAAGCCAATGGAGCAGACGCGATTGCGATACGTGCTAATATTTTGGACGCCGATGTTGGAGAGACCATAGTGGATGAGGCTCTCGCAGGATTGAAAACCAACGCAATACACATTCTTATCAACAATGCTGCTCT TGCCACTTCAGAACATCTGCTTCCCATTCTCCATACCACCATCGAGAATGTTGATAACCTTTTCCGCGCAAATGTACGGGCGCCAATTTTTACAACACGCGCAGTGCTTCCTTATATGCCCGCAAAAGGTGGCAGAATTATCAATGTGAGCTCTGTAACAGCCAAACAAGCTGCTGATGAGCCGGGGATACTGTATGGCGCTAGTAAAGCAGCATTAAACAGCATTACTCGATCTATGGCAAGCGCTCTGGCTGCAGAGAAAAGCCTTACGATCAATTCGATAAGCGTCGGGCCTACTAAAACTCCTGCCATGGAAGACGCTTTAGCTAATCTTCCAAGGGAATATATGGAAGGGTTAAAAAATTATGCCACTGCCGAAAAACGACTGGCAGAGCCGGAAGAGATTGCAGCAATCGTGGCTTTCGTAGCTAGCGAAGAAGCTCGTTGGATGAATGGAGCTGGTGTTCCTGCCAACGGAGGGGCGATCTTGCTGGCTGAGGGCTGA